The following proteins are encoded in a genomic region of Propionispora vibrioides:
- a CDS encoding phosphoribosylanthranilate isomerase: MQVKICGLSRTEDIEAVNTARPDYCGFVIHVPKSRRNVDVVTLRTLRRSLAPDITPVGVFVDEPVEQVATLLNEGALAVAQLHGHEDENYLAVLRRLTCKSIWQAFQIRSEDDVHRAMKSSADFILLDAGGGSGVVFDWTLLAGVTRPFALAGGLHAENIPEAMLSKACLLDVSSGVETNGKKDRQKIYQIVQMIKGERICPKENLAFTAGSICPKP, translated from the coding sequence ATGCAGGTCAAAATATGCGGTCTGAGCCGCACCGAGGATATTGAAGCAGTCAACACAGCGCGGCCGGATTACTGCGGCTTTGTCATCCATGTACCGAAAAGCCGGCGCAATGTTGATGTAGTTACACTGCGTACCTTGCGTAGGTCGCTTGCTCCGGATATCACACCGGTAGGCGTATTTGTCGATGAGCCGGTCGAACAAGTCGCAACGCTGCTTAATGAAGGTGCGCTTGCTGTGGCACAGTTGCACGGGCATGAGGATGAGAACTATCTTGCTGTGCTGCGTCGTCTGACGTGTAAAAGTATCTGGCAGGCATTTCAAATCCGTTCAGAGGATGACGTGCACCGCGCTATGAAGAGCTCAGCCGATTTTATCCTGCTGGACGCAGGCGGCGGCAGTGGCGTGGTGTTCGACTGGACACTGCTTGCGGGAGTGACGCGCCCTTTTGCCCTCGCCGGCGGCCTCCATGCGGAAAATATCCCGGAAGCCATGCTTTCAAAGGCCTGCCTTCTTGATGTGTCAAGCGGTGTGGAGACCAATGGCAAAAAGGACCGGCAGAAGATATATCAGATTGTACAAATGATTAAAGGAGAAAGAATATGTCCAAAGGAAAATTTGGCGTTCACGGCGGGCAGTATATGCCCGAAACCTTGA
- the trpB gene encoding tryptophan synthase subunit beta produces the protein MSKGKFGVHGGQYMPETLMNAVIELEKAYEHYKNDPAFCAELNDLLNNYAGRPSELYYAARMTENLGGAKIYLKREDMNHTGSHKINNVLGQVLLAKKMGKTRVIAETGAGQHGVAAATAAALMGLECEVFMGKEDTERQALNVYRMRLLGAKVHAVESGTGTLKDAVSETMREWTNRIEDTHYVLGSVMGPHPFPTIVRDFQAVISKEIKEQILAKEGRLPDAILACVGGGSNAIGTFYNFIGDAGVRLIGCEAAGRGVDTFETAATITTGKLGIFHGMKSYFCQDEYGQIAPVYSISAGLDYPGVGPEHAHLYDIGRAEYVPVTDDEAVYAFEYLSRLEGIIPAIESAHAVSYAMKLAPTMRKDQLIVITISGRGDKDCAAIARYRGEDIHE, from the coding sequence ATGTCCAAAGGAAAATTTGGCGTTCACGGCGGGCAGTATATGCCCGAAACCTTGATGAATGCTGTTATTGAGCTGGAAAAGGCTTATGAGCACTATAAAAATGATCCGGCGTTTTGCGCCGAACTCAATGATCTCTTGAATAACTATGCGGGTCGTCCGTCCGAACTGTATTACGCTGCCCGTATGACCGAAAATCTCGGCGGCGCGAAAATTTACCTCAAGCGCGAGGATATGAACCATACCGGTTCGCACAAGATTAACAACGTGCTTGGTCAGGTGCTGCTTGCCAAGAAGATGGGAAAAACACGTGTCATAGCCGAGACTGGAGCGGGTCAGCATGGCGTGGCTGCGGCGACTGCTGCCGCGCTTATGGGGCTTGAATGCGAGGTCTTTATGGGCAAGGAGGATACTGAACGGCAGGCGCTCAATGTGTATCGTATGCGCCTGTTGGGCGCAAAGGTACATGCCGTTGAGAGCGGCACAGGTACGCTTAAAGATGCCGTATCCGAGACCATGCGCGAGTGGACGAACCGTATTGAGGATACCCATTACGTTCTTGGTTCGGTTATGGGTCCCCATCCATTTCCTACTATTGTACGTGATTTTCAGGCGGTGATCTCCAAGGAGATCAAAGAGCAGATCCTGGCAAAGGAAGGCCGTCTGCCGGACGCGATATTGGCCTGTGTAGGAGGCGGTTCGAACGCCATTGGCACGTTTTACAACTTTATTGGGGATGCTGGTGTGCGCCTGATCGGTTGTGAGGCGGCGGGCCGCGGGGTGGATACCTTTGAGACTGCCGCAACCATTACCACCGGCAAGCTGGGTATATTCCATGGCATGAAGTCTTACTTCTGTCAGGATGAGTACGGTCAGATCGCTCCTGTGTATTCGATTTCCGCCGGGCTTGACTACCCGGGCGTTGGGCCGGAGCATGCACATCTGTACGACATTGGCCGCGCCGAGTATGTACCCGTCACTGATGATGAGGCTGTGTACGCCTTCGAGTATTTGTCCCGCCTGGAGGGCATCATTCCGGCAATTGAATCCGCCCACGCCGTATCGTATGCCATGAAACTTGCGCCAACCATGCGCAAAGATCAGCTTATTGTTATCACTATTTCCGGTCGCGGTGACAAGGATTGTGCCGCGATTGCACGCTATCGAGGGGAGGACATCCATGAGTAA
- the trpA gene encoding tryptophan synthase subunit alpha, producing MSKIQKAFVNGKAFIAFLTCGDPSLDVTEQLVYAMVEAGADLIELGIPFSDPTAEGPVIQAANMRALAAGTTTDRIFELVRRIREKTDIPLVFMTYANVVFSYGAERFIKTAAAIGMDGLILPDLPFEEKEEFDPLCKQHGIDLISLIAPTSHDRVAMIAREASGFVYCVSSLGVTGVRSQINTDIGSMIELVKAQTNVPCAVGFGISTPEQAADMARVADGVIVGSAIMKIIAQYGEGSVPYVADYVRSMKAAIRPVQDRTTSSKAML from the coding sequence ATGAGTAAGATTCAAAAAGCTTTTGTGAATGGCAAAGCGTTTATCGCCTTTCTGACCTGTGGCGATCCATCACTGGATGTGACTGAGCAGCTTGTTTATGCTATGGTGGAAGCCGGGGCGGATTTGATTGAACTGGGTATTCCATTCTCCGACCCGACAGCAGAGGGGCCGGTCATTCAGGCGGCCAATATGCGTGCCCTTGCCGCAGGGACGACGACTGACCGCATCTTTGAGCTTGTGCGCCGCATTCGTGAAAAAACGGACATCCCACTGGTATTCATGACGTATGCGAATGTTGTTTTTTCCTACGGTGCAGAGCGCTTCATCAAAACCGCCGCTGCTATAGGCATGGATGGCCTGATTTTGCCGGATCTGCCGTTTGAGGAAAAAGAAGAGTTTGACCCGCTGTGCAAACAGCACGGTATTGATCTGATTTCACTCATCGCCCCAACCTCGCACGATCGTGTGGCCATGATAGCGCGCGAAGCCAGCGGTTTTGTTTACTGTGTATCTTCGCTGGGTGTAACCGGTGTGCGCAGCCAAATAAACACTGATATCGGCAGCATGATCGAACTTGTCAAGGCCCAAACCAACGTACCCTGCGCGGTCGGCTTTGGTATCTCCACACCTGAACAGGCGGCTGACATGGCAAGGGTTGCGGATGGAGTGATTGTCGGTTCGGCGATTATGAAAATCATCGCACAATATGGCGAGGGCAGCGTCCCCTACGTAGCCGATTATGTACGCAGCATGAAGGCGGCTATTCGGCCAGTGCAGGACAGGACAACATCATCGAAAGCAATGTTGTAG
- the pheA gene encoding prephenate dehydratase → MMIKGTTKVFAGVPRGGIALPNVNREPFAAIQVGYLGPSGTYSEETALRLCEKTACELKPYTTIDSVIRAVATGEITEGIVPIENSIEGSVNITLDVLAHDVELVIVSEFVLPIRHALLTKGGEKKIDCIISHPQPLAQCRNYIARHYPQARLEAVESTAKAAQLVAEGAPGLAAIGSLRAAEIHSLTMIDNDIQDCNNNCTRFILLRQKKSQISEEPVQYKTSIVCKMNGERPGSLCELLLEFSRRDVNLSKIESRPARTSLGEYIFFFDIEGGLHEAHVRQAIQAVKERSLWLKNLGSYPCYVL, encoded by the coding sequence ATGATGATAAAAGGAACGACTAAAGTTTTTGCTGGCGTTCCAAGGGGAGGAATAGCTTTGCCTAATGTAAACAGGGAGCCCTTTGCCGCTATTCAGGTCGGGTATTTGGGGCCGAGCGGCACCTATAGTGAAGAGACTGCTCTACGGCTTTGTGAAAAGACAGCCTGTGAGTTAAAACCCTATACTACGATTGATTCTGTTATCAGAGCGGTGGCGACAGGGGAAATAACCGAGGGAATTGTACCGATTGAGAATTCCATAGAAGGTTCTGTAAATATCACACTGGATGTGCTGGCCCATGATGTTGAACTAGTGATTGTCAGTGAGTTTGTCTTGCCTATCCGCCATGCTTTGCTGACAAAAGGTGGGGAAAAGAAAATAGACTGTATTATCTCGCATCCGCAGCCGTTGGCACAATGTAGAAACTATATTGCCCGACATTACCCGCAGGCTAGGCTGGAGGCTGTGGAGAGCACAGCCAAAGCGGCACAGTTGGTCGCTGAGGGAGCGCCCGGTCTGGCGGCTATCGGTAGTCTGCGCGCCGCTGAAATTCATAGTTTGACGATGATTGATAATGATATCCAGGACTGTAATAATAACTGTACACGTTTTATCCTTTTAAGACAGAAGAAGTCTCAGATAAGTGAGGAGCCAGTTCAATATAAAACTTCCATTGTTTGCAAAATGAATGGCGAACGTCCCGGAAGCCTGTGCGAGCTGTTGCTTGAATTTTCCCGGCGGGATGTGAATCTTAGCAAAATTGAATCTCGCCCGGCCCGCACCAGCCTGGGTGAGTATATTTTCTTTTTCGATATAGAGGGGGGCCTTCATGAGGCCCATGTGCGACAGGCCATTCAGGCTGTTAAAGAAAGAAGCCTGTGGCTGAAAAATCTTGGCTCTTATCCTTGTTATGTATTATAA
- the ybaK gene encoding Cys-tRNA(Pro) deacylase: protein MKKTNAARLLDGHKIHYELREYEVDEADLGAGNVATKVGLPLEQVFKTLVTRGDKTGVVIACLPGGAELNLKALAAVSGNKKIEMVHVKDITALTGYIRGGVSPLGMKKRYPTFADSSITRWPTIAVSAGVRGCQIVINPSLLIGIVEMTLADIAMMPSDGKEA, encoded by the coding sequence GTGAAAAAGACCAATGCCGCCAGATTATTGGACGGTCATAAGATACATTATGAGTTACGAGAATACGAAGTGGATGAAGCGGATCTTGGTGCCGGCAATGTGGCGACAAAAGTGGGATTGCCGCTTGAACAGGTATTTAAAACACTCGTAACCCGCGGCGATAAAACCGGCGTTGTCATTGCCTGCCTACCGGGCGGCGCCGAATTAAACCTTAAGGCGCTTGCTGCGGTCAGTGGGAATAAGAAGATTGAGATGGTGCACGTCAAGGATATAACCGCCTTGACAGGGTATATAAGAGGTGGTGTTTCGCCGCTGGGAATGAAGAAACGCTATCCCACTTTTGCCGACAGCAGTATAACTCGCTGGCCGACTATTGCCGTCAGCGCCGGTGTCCGGGGCTGTCAAATTGTTATCAATCCCTCTCTGTTAATCGGGATTGTCGAGATGACCCTGGCAGATATTGCGATGATGCCTTCTGACGGCAAAGAAGCTTGA